The proteins below come from a single Procambarus clarkii isolate CNS0578487 chromosome 26, FALCON_Pclarkii_2.0, whole genome shotgun sequence genomic window:
- the LOC138368890 gene encoding proteoglycan 4-like encodes MSSHKCFSSDRQKALQVPECKSKSRLCRSLAGVPGSGSYTPTSSPATPNIASPATPNIASTATPNIASTATPNIASTATPNIVSPATPNIASAATPNIASTATPNIASTATPNIASTATPNIASTATPNIASPATPNIASPATPNIASPATPNIASTATPNIASTATPNIASPATPNIASTATPNIASTATPNIASPATPNIASTATPNIASTATPNIASTATPNIASPATPNIASAATPNIASTATPNIASTATPNIASPATPNIASPATPNIASPATPNIASPATPNIASPATPNIASPATPNIASTATPNIASPATPNIASPATPNIASTATPNIASPATPNIASTATPNIASTATPNIASPATPNIASTATPNIASPATPNIASPATPNIASTATPNSSSFSTGLRNSLWSVQTGRHSRRRPWLHRLAGRSVWRSRVRKTQKLPVLYCFSLSLSMGLLLAVASRIPT; translated from the coding sequence CAAATCCCGCCTCTGTCGGTCTCTTGCCGGCGTGCCAGGAAGTGGGAGCTATACCCCAACTTCCTCTCCTGCCACACCCAATATTGCCTCTCCTGCGACTCCTAATATTGCCTCTACTGCCACACCCAATATTGCCTCTACTGCCACACCCAATATTGCCTCTACTGCCACACCCAATATTGTCTCTCCTGCCACACCCAATATTGCCTCTGCTGCCACACCCAATATTGCCTCTACTGCCACACCCAATATTGCCTCTACTGCCACACCCAATATTGCCTCTACTGCCACACCCAATATTGCCTCTACTGCCACACCCAATATTGCCTCTCCTGCCACACCCAATATTGCCTCTCCTGCCACACCCAATATTGCCTCTCCTGCCACACCCAATATTGCCTCTACTGCCACACCCAATATTGCCTCTACTGCCACACCCAATATTGCCTCTCCTGCCACACCCAATATTGCCTCTACTGCCACACCCAATATTGCCTCTACTGCCACACCCAATATTGCCTCTCCTGCCACACCCAATATTGCCTCTACTGCCACACCCAATATTGCCTCTACTGCCACACCCAATATTGCCTCTACTGCCACACCCAATATTGCCTCTCCTGCCACACCCAATATTGCCTCTGCTGCCACACCCAATATTGCCTCTACTGCCACACCCAATATTGCCTCTACTGCCACACCCAATATTGCCTCTCCTGCCACACCCAATATTGCCTCTCCTGCCACACCCAATATTGCCTCTCCTGCCACACCTAATATTGCCTCTCCTGCCACACCTAATATTGCCTCTCCTGCCACACCTAATATTGCCTCTCCTGCCACACCTAATATTGCCTCTACTGCCACACCCAATATTGCCTCTCCTGCCACACCCAATATTGCCTCTCCTGCCACACCCAATATTGCCTCTACTGCCACACCCAATATTGCCTCTCCTGCCACACCTAATATTGCCTCTACTGCCACACCCAATATTGCCTCTACTGCCACACCCAATATTGCCTCTCCTGCAACACCCAATATTGCCTCTACTGCCACACCCAATATTGCCTCTCCTGCCACACCCAATATTGCCTCTCCTGCCACACCCAATATTGCCTCTACTGCCACACCTAATAGTTCCTCTTTCTCCACTGGACTTCGTAATTCCTTGTGGTCTGTACAAACTGGCCGCCATTCACGACGTCGCCCCTGGCTTCACCGGCTTGCTGGCCGGTCGGTGTGGAGGAGCAGAGTAAGGAAGACACAGAAGCTGCCCGTCCTCTACTGCTTCTCACTCTCACTGTCTATGGGCCTCTTGCTGGCCGTTGCAAGTAGAATTCCCACCTAA
- the LOC138368889 gene encoding uncharacterized protein codes for MTALYPYVAQEHKDLSNNTGTSASTQGPQQQHRDLSNNTGTSATTHGPQYQHRDLNNNTGTSASTQGPQYQHRDLSINTGTSASTQGPQHQHRDLSINTGTSVSTQGPQYQHRDLSINTGTSASTQRPQYQHRDLSINTRTSISTQGPQYQHRDLNINTGTSASTQGPRQQHRDLSNNTGTSSTTQGPQHQHRDLNINTGTSASTQGPQDLGNNTGTSALTQGPREQHRDLSINTGTSATIQGPQHQHTDLRNNTETSGTTQGPQEQHRDLRNNTGTSGTTQGPQEQHRDLRNNTGTSTTTHGPQEQHRDLRNNTGTSGTTQGPQEQHRDLNNNTRTSGTTQRPQQQHRDLNNNTRTSGTTQRPQQQHRDLNNNTGTSGTTQGPQQQHRDLRNNTETSATTQGPQQQHRDLRNNTGTSTTTQGPQQQHRDLRNNTETSATTQRPQQQYRVLSNNTGTSATLAVSLTASLGVRYYRGGRLYTQDVHSYNINHTKNNIGGEETPMS; via the exons ATGACGGCACTTTACCCATATGTTGCCCAGGAGCACAAGGACCTCAGCAACAACACAGGGACCTCAGCATCAACACAGGGACCTCAGCAACAACACAGGGACCTCAGCAACAACACAGGGACCTCAGCAACAACACACGGACCTCAGTATCAACACAGGGACCTCAACAACAACACAGGGACCTCAGCATCAACACAGGGACCTCAATATCAACACAGGGACCTCAGCATCAACACAGGGACCTCAGCATCAACACAGGGACCTCAGCATCAACACAGAGACCTCAGTATCAACACAGGGACCTCAGTATCAACACAAGGACCTCAATATCAACACAGGGACCTCAGCATCAACACAGGGACCTCAGCATCAACACAGAGACCTCAGTATCAACACAGGGACCTCAGTATCAACACAAGGACCTCAATATCAACACAGGGACCTCAATATCAACACAGGGACCTCAATATCAACACAGGGACCTCAGCATCAACACAGGGACCTCGGCAACAACACAGGGACCTCAGCAACAACACAGGGACCTCATCAACAACACAGGGACCTCAGCATCAACACAGGGACCTCAATATCAACACAGGGACCTCAGCATCAACACAGGGACCTCA GGACCTCGGCAACAACACAGGGACCTCAGCACTAACACAGGGACCTCGGGAACAACACAGGGACCTCAGCATCAACACAGGAACCTCAGCAACAATACAGGGTCCTCAGCATCAACACACGGACCTCAGGAACAACACAGAGACCTCAGGAACAACACAGGGACCTCAGGAACAACACAGGGACCTCAGGAACAACACAGGGACCTCAGGAACAACACAGGGACCTCAGGAACAACACAGGGACCTCAGGAACAACACAGGgacctcaacaacaacacacggACCTCAGGAACAACACAGGGACCTCAGGAACAACACAGGGACCTCAGGAACAACACAGGGACCTCAGGAACAACACAGGgacctcaacaacaacacacggACCTCAGGAACAACACAGAGACCTCAGCAACAACACAGGgacctcaacaacaacacacggACCTCAGGAACAACACAGAGACCTCAGCAACAACACAGGGACCTCAACAACAACACAGGGACCTCAGGAACAACACAGGGACCTCAACAACAACACAGGGACCTCAGGAACAACACAGAGACCTCAGCAACAACACAGGGACCTCAACAACAACACAGGGACCTCAGGAACAACACAGGGACCTCAACAACAACACAGGGACCTCAACAACAACACAGGGACCTCAGGAACAACACAGAGACCTCAGCAACAACACAGAGACCTCAGCAACAATACAGGGTCCTCAGCAACAATACAGGAACCTCAGCAACTCTGGCAGTGTCACTCACAGCGTCACTGGGGGTCCGGTATTACCGGGGTGGACGCCTCTACACCCAGGACGTCCACTCCTATAACATCAACCACACCAAAAATAACATTGGAGGTGAGGAGACCCCGATGTCGTAG